DNA from Sulfodiicoccus acidiphilus:
AGGTTCCGCTACTTCCCTCCGGTTCATTATACCTATAGTAGCATTGGTGGGAGGGCGAGTTACTCTGGATGGCGACGAGAGTCTGCGAAGAAGGCCCCTATACGACATCATACCTCAACTTACCAGGATGGGGGTGAAGGTGTCTTCAAATTCCCTTCCTCTGACGATAGAAGGGGGAATAGGTGACAACGAGTTTCATCTATCTGAACTTAAGAGTAGCCAATACATTTCTGGGTTCATTTACGCTCTTGCCCTTCGGGGTGGTGGAAGCGTCGAATTCCCCCCAAACTTAGGATCTATGAGCTACGTGAGGCTTACCGCTGAGGTCCTCAATAGTGTAGGAGCGAAAGTAAGAGTGGAGCCAGGAAGGGTTGAGATAGAGAGGGGACCCACCACCTCGTTCCGAGGTCCCATCGCTGGCGATTACCTCCTTTCTTCCTTTTACGCCGCTGCCGCTATTTTGACCGGTGGGGAGGTTGAAATTGGTGGGCTTCTCAGCCCCGCAAGCTACTTCGGAGACCACTCTATAGTGGATCTCTTTTCAGAAATGGGCGCCTCCAGTTACTTCAATTATGGTAGGTGGAAGGTTGCAGCAGGCGACTTGAGAGGTATAAAGGTGGACGTTGATGATGCGCCCGATTTGGCACCCAGTTTGGCGGCAGTAGCAGTAGCGGCCGATGGGGAGACCGTACTCACTGGAGTCGAGAGGTTGAGGTTCAAGGAGAGTGATAGGGTAAGCACTATAGTCTCCACTGTCGACGCATTCGGTGCAGTTGCGCGAGGAGTAAACGACGAAATACGGATCATAGGAACGAGGAAGCTAAGGCGGACAGAGATCCAGTGTCCCAACGATCACAGAATCGCAATGATGGCTGGGGCCGTAGGAGCGGCCTCTGGAGTCCTTATTGAAAAGGCGGAGTGTGTGAACAAGAGTAACCCGAAATTTTGGGAGGATCTTAGTAAGTTGGGGGTGAAGGTGGAACTGCTTTGAGACCAAAGGTGGTTTGTTCGCTTCCGGTTAGACAGCCGGAGGATCTGAAGGAAGTGGTGTCGATCCCAGGCGATCTAGTGGAGTTACGGGTGGACTATTTTGAAGACCCATTGTCCCTGCCCCTAGATAGCTTAGGTCACCTGAAGAAGAAGTTGATAGTGACGTTTAGGGATGCGGAAGAAGGTGGTGTAAGAGAGATAGACCCACAGATTAAATTAGATCTTCTATCAAAGCTGAGAAAATTGGAGATAACTTACGATGTGGAGGCAAAGTTCGCTATAAGATATGGGGTCAAGACCGATGGGGAAATCGTGTCTGCTCATTACCTAGATAGAGTTCCTAGAGTGGAAGAAGTTGGTGAGTTGATCAGAGCTTTTCCAAGAGCAGAGACATTCAAGGTAGCTGTAGTAGCGAAAGAGGGTTACCTGAGGGTTCTGCTCAGACTTTTGGAGTATGGAAAAGTCGCGGTGATGTCGCTGGGTGGGCCACCTGAAGAGAGAATAGGGCTAGGTTTAATAGGTTCGTCCCTAGTTTACGGTTACGCTAAGGATCCCACGGCCCCAGGTCAGATGAGCTGTAGTAGACTCACTGAGGTCATGAGGCACATCTTTCCATTTTCATAGAAGATTTTCGTTTTTCTCAATATAGACTCCTCCGTAAGGGCATGTAGCTTACAAACCGACGAAGGCCTCGCCCTTCTAGAGTCAGGGACCACAATTCCAACAACGATTTTCCTAAGACTTCCTCCCGGGAGCCAACGACGTCCCTCCACAGTTCGACCTAGGGCCAGACTAAAAACTTGAGGGACGAACAGTCCCCCCTTTCCACCGAACTAGATGCCATCGATGGAGGTTCCCTTCGTCAATTTCTAACGGGCCTCCCCTCAGATCAACCAACCGTCCACCTAACGAGACCGGAATCGATGGAGGGAACGGCGAAACCCTTGGAGGAGGAACCTTCTAGGGTGGGAATGAAATCACAAAAATGTCGAAGCTTCTCTTTTATTGTGGCGCACGTTCGACCTCCACTCTCAAATGGTTGATGTAGACTCAGATAGACTATTGGGGCATCGAACGCTTTGAAGATAATCCTTCTCCTTCAGGTAACGATCTTCACTTCCTCGTTTTCCAGCTCGACCGCAAACTTCTTTAGTTCTTTTTTCGTGGCTCCCTTAATCGCATGACCGTCCTTTATAGAGAAGTGCGTGAAGTGGCATTGACAGACTATTTCTTCCTTTATCACTACGCCGTACTTTGATAGATCACAACCCAAGTGGGGGCATCTTGCTGAAAATGCATGAAAGGTCTTTCCACCTAAGAAAAAGACTACAATAGGTCCATGCGGGGTGTCTACTTTTCTTCTTTCTCCGATCTTAAACGCGCTAACTTTCCCCACCGCGATCT
Protein-coding regions in this window:
- the aroA gene encoding 3-phosphoshikimate 1-carboxyvinyltransferase codes for the protein MRICRAKAEGRLKAPPSKPLGIRLIFASLLTDVHLSELPSSEDFYAALDAVKSLGVSVEGNSLLRPTAIHLKTNYLNLRGSATSLRFIIPIVALVGGRVTLDGDESLRRRPLYDIIPQLTRMGVKVSSNSLPLTIEGGIGDNEFHLSELKSSQYISGFIYALALRGGGSVEFPPNLGSMSYVRLTAEVLNSVGAKVRVEPGRVEIERGPTTSFRGPIAGDYLLSSFYAAAAILTGGEVEIGGLLSPASYFGDHSIVDLFSEMGASSYFNYGRWKVAAGDLRGIKVDVDDAPDLAPSLAAVAVAADGETVLTGVERLRFKESDRVSTIVSTVDAFGAVARGVNDEIRIIGTRKLRRTEIQCPNDHRIAMMAGAVGAASGVLIEKAECVNKSNPKFWEDLSKLGVKVELL
- a CDS encoding type I 3-dehydroquinate dehydratase, coding for MRPKVVCSLPVRQPEDLKEVVSIPGDLVELRVDYFEDPLSLPLDSLGHLKKKLIVTFRDAEEGGVREIDPQIKLDLLSKLRKLEITYDVEAKFAIRYGVKTDGEIVSAHYLDRVPRVEEVGELIRAFPRAETFKVAVVAKEGYLRVLLRLLEYGKVAVMSLGGPPEERIGLGLIGSSLVYGYAKDPTAPGQMSCSRLTEVMRHIFPFS
- a CDS encoding Rieske (2Fe-2S) protein; the protein is MKIAVGKVSAFKIGERRKVDTPHGPIVVFFLGGKTFHAFSARCPHLGCDLSKYGVVIKEEIVCQCHFTHFSIKDGHAIKGATKKELKKFAVELENEEVKIVT